In Anaerococcus prevotii DSM 20548, the genomic window AAATATTTGAGAAAATCTCATCCGATCCATAGGATTTTTCGAGGTCCTTTACCCTTAGTACATCCACTCCTGATTGGATACGTGGAGTAAACTTTAAATGCATGGTATCTCTAAGCTCGACTGGCTTTTCGATTCTTTCCATCTTATCGAGGAGCTTTTGCCTAGAGCGAGATTGGGAAATCCCCCTTTTTCTCTTGGACCCTCCCAAGTTTTTTAATCTATCTATAATTTCTTCTTGTCTTTCGATTTCTTTTTGTTGGGACTTGTATTGGTGCAGCCTTACCTCAAGATCCTTTTTCCTCTTGGCCATAAAGGTCGTGTAGTTTCCGTCGTAGGATTCTAGGCGGCCATTTTCCATCATAAATATCTTGTTAACAGTATTATCAAGGAAATACCTATCGTGGCTTATGACTATGACAGAGCCCTTGTAGTTTTTGACGAAGTTTTCCAAAAAACGAATAGCCCCTATGTCTAGGTGGTTGGTCGGCTCATCAAGTAGGATTAGGTCTGGCTTTTCTAGTATCAAGTGAGAAAGCTCAACCCTTGCCTTTTGTCCACCTGAAAGCTCCGAGATATTCTTATCGAAATCCTCCCTAGCAAAGCCCATGGCTGTAAGGGTCCCTTCGATTTCGCTTTTGATGGCATAACCATTGTTATCGGCAAAGCTCTCACTTTTTTCTGTGTAGGCTTTCATTATTGTATCGAGCCTATCCGGGTCTTCTTCTACTGCCATTTGTTTTTCAAGCTCTCTCATCTCTCTTTCAATAGCAAGAAGATTTTTGAAGGCTCCGAGAACAAATTCGTAGATAGTCATATCTGTATCGAGGCTTAATATTTGTTTTAAGTAACCCACCTTTGTGTCATTAGCTATATAAATCTCTCCAGAATCCGGGCTTAGCTCTCCAGTTAGGATATTGAATAAAGTAGTTTTTCCTGCTCCATTCGCCCCAATAAGACCTGCCTTATCCCCCTT contains:
- the abc-f gene encoding ribosomal protection-like ABC-F family protein yields the protein MNVLTASNLAKSYPLKDIFSSVSFRIEKGDKAGLIGANGAGKTTLFNILTGELSPDSGEIYIANDTKVGYLKQILSLDTDMTIYEFVLGAFKNLLAIEREMRELEKQMAVEEDPDRLDTIMKAYTEKSESFADNNGYAIKSEIEGTLTAMGFAREDFDKNISELSGGQKARVELSHLILEKPDLILLDEPTNHLDIGAIRFLENFVKNYKGSVIVISHDRYFLDNTVNKIFMMENGRLESYDGNYTTFMAKRKKDLEVRLHQYKSQQKEIERQEEIIDRLKNLGGSKRKRGISQSRSRQKLLDKMERIEKPVELRDTMHLKFTPRIQSGVDVLRVKDLEKSYGSDEIFSNISFDLYRKERCAIIGENGVGKTTLFRIIMGEESKNGGDLRIGQSVNIGYFDQEQKSLDLANTIFEEISKTYPMLTNYEIRSYLAKFMFYENDIDRTIGELSGGERARISLLKLMISDTNFILMDEPTNHLDIDSKEILEDAILDYEGTVLIISHDRYFLNKIAVKILDMKNDGMVEYLGNYSYYEKKLREMSLEDEKKETLTKTQIKKQRQKENIKKSELRKIKNDIRDIENRMEEIDEEIKSLTELSLSEGFYDDNDKVAETFAKIKSLEEEKENLDHTWLELSLKIE